DNA sequence from the Brevundimonas sp. NIBR10 genome:
CGGCGGATCCGGCCCTGGCCTATACCTCGCTGGAGGAATGCCGCGCCGCCAACGACGTCACCGACGCCGAATGTGCCACGGCCTATAACGTCGCGGACCAGCAGGCCAAGGAGAAGGCACCGCGTTACGCCTCTCAAGCCGAATGCGAAGGCCAGTGGGGGCCCGACCAGTGTCGCCCGCTGAACAACACCGGCGGTGGAAGCTTCTTCGGACCGCTGGCGACCGGCTTCATCATCGGCCAGCTGCTGAACGGCGGCGGCTATCGCGGGGGCGGGCCGCTGTATCGTGACCGGAACGGCAGCTTTTCCAACGGCTACGGCGGCGGTTATCTGAGCCGGGACTATCGCACCGGGCGCACGGTCGCCAATCGCAACGACGTCGATGTGGCGCGGCAAGCCCCCGCCCGGGCCCAGAGCCGCACCACCGTCGTCTCGCGAGGCGGCTTCGGTGGCGGCGGACGCGGCTACGGCGGCTGATTACCAGCTCGAACGGGTCTCCAGACACAAAGACGCCGCCCGTGTCTCACACCACGGGCGGCGTCGAAGTTCAGGCCTGGGAGGATAGGCCTAGAAGACGGCTTTCAGGGTCGCGACGATACGGCCGTCGGTGATCGGAGCGGCCGACAGGTCATAGTCATTGTCGTGATAGCGGACGTCCAGGGCCAGGGGCGTGCCGGCGAAGGCATAGGTGCCGCCGACGTTCCAGGTGACATAGTCGTCCGTTGTCGAGAGCCACTGCTTGCCGACCGCGCTGGTCAGGGTCAGGCCCGAAACCTGCGGCACCGCATAGGCGGCGTTGAACTCGAGGTAGGTTGCCTCGTCGTCCAGACCGAAGAAGTCGGGCGAGAAGTAGACGGCGGCACCGAAGGTGGCGGGGCCGACGGCGCGCGAGGCGGCGGCCTTCAGTTCGACGTAGTCATAGTCCTGGTTGGCGCCGGGAGCGTAGAGGTAGGTCACCACGCCGACGTCATAGGCAAAGCCGGCGGCCTCGCCACGATAACCGCCGTAGACGTCGATCTCGGCGTCGGTGTTGTCGAGGAAGTCGACGTTGGACGCCCAGACACCGGCGTAGAAGCTGCCGACGGTCAGATCGACACCACCCTGGACGGCGGCGCCTTCGTCGGTCTGGCTGATGCCGCGGAACACATAGTCCGAGGCCACCGCGACGTTGGCGGTGACCGAAACGTCCTGGGCCGAGGCGGCGCCGGCCGAGGCCAGCAGGGCGAGTGCGGCGGCGGCCGCGCAGGTGGAGAGAAGCTTCATCTTGATATCCCCTTCGATGACCTTGGTGGTCGTTGGCATGTGATCCGACGGCTCGGGAGAGAGCCAGAACCGCCGGCTAGAGAGATGCGGCCGGATGCGAGTTGAGCCTCGCACCCGGCCCGTGTCGTCAGTGGTCGAGTGACTCACCGTGCAGGACAGTGTCGAGACCTTCGGCTTCCTGAGCTTCCGAAACCCGCAGTCCGGTCGTGAACTTGCAGATGATCAGGATGACCAGGGTACCGACGGC
Encoded proteins:
- a CDS encoding DUF1190 domain-containing protein, which gives rise to MTDTNKPLPASDPRPEAGSRNMRRMMRSKTLHVTGLMATASFSLAACGAPQVAAPVPAADPALAYTSLEECRAANDVTDAECATAYNVADQQAKEKAPRYASQAECEGQWGPDQCRPLNNTGGGSFFGPLATGFIIGQLLNGGGYRGGGPLYRDRNGSFSNGYGGGYLSRDYRTGRTVANRNDVDVARQAPARAQSRTTVVSRGGFGGGGRGYGG
- a CDS encoding TorF family putative porin; this translates as MKLLSTCAAAAALALLASAGAASAQDVSVTANVAVASDYVFRGISQTDEGAAVQGGVDLTVGSFYAGVWASNVDFLDNTDAEIDVYGGYRGEAAGFAYDVGVVTYLYAPGANQDYDYVELKAAASRAVGPATFGAAVYFSPDFFGLDDEATYLEFNAAYAVPQVSGLTLTSAVGKQWLSTTDDYVTWNVGGTYAFAGTPLALDVRYHDNDYDLSAAPITDGRIVATLKAVF